DNA sequence from the Streptomyces sp. HUAS 15-9 genome:
ACGCCGGATGACCGCCCACGGCAGCCGGGCCGGCGCGCACACCGAGGACACCGACGACCTCGACGTCGAGGAGGCGCTCGCCCTCGTGAGGGAACCCAAGGAAGACCGCGGTCCCGCCCCGGGCGGCCACGTACCCGCGCCCGCCTCCGACGCCGGGCGCGCCTCGGACGACGCTCACCACCGGGCCACCCCCTGGCCCAAGGCCCGTGAGACCGCCGCCCGTGCCGCCCGCTCCGGCGTGCGCCGCGCCCCGGTCTCCGTGCCGCTCGGCGACGCCCTCGGCCTGGTCCTGGCCGCCCCGCTCGACGCGCTCACCGACCTCCCCTCCTTCGACACGTCCGCGATGGACGGCTGGGCGGTCGCCGGCCCCGGCCCGTGGGCCGTACGGGAGAAGGACGTCCTGGCCGGGCACGCGCAGCCGGAGCCGCTGACGGACGGGGAGGCGGTGGGGATCGCGACCGGCGCCCGTGTCCCGCCCGACACCACGGCCGTCCTGCGCAGCGAGCACGGCCGCATCGACGCCAAGGGCCGCCTGCACCCCACCCGGGAGGTGGGCCACGGCCAGGACATCCGTCCCCGTGGCCAGGAGTGCCGCAGCGGCGACCAGTTGCTGCCCGTCGGCACCCTCGTCACCCCCGCCGTGCTGGGCCTCGCCGCGGCCGCCGGATACGACATCGTCACCGTGATCCCCCGCCCCCGTGCCGAAGTGCTCGTCCTGGGCGACGAGTTGCTCACCGAAGGGCTCCCGCGCGAGGGGCTCATCCGTGACGCGCTCGGCCCGATGCTGCCGTCCTGGCTGCGCGCGCTCGGCGCCGACGTCACCTCGGTACGCCGGATCGGCGACGACGCCGAGGCCCTGCACAAGGCCATCGCCTCGTCCGACGCCGATCTCATTCTCACCACCGGCGGCACCGCGTCCGGCCCCGTCGACCACGTCCATCCCACCCTGCGACGCATCGGCGCCGAACTGCTCGTCGACGGCGTCAAGGTGCGCCCCGGCCACCCCATGCTGCTGGCCCGCACCAAGGAGAACCAGCACCTCGTCGGCCTGCCCGGAAACCCCCTCGCGGCCATCTCCGGCCTGCTCACGCTCGCCGAACCCCTGCTGCGGACCCTCGCCGCCCACCCGGCCCCCGAGCCCTACACGCTGCCGCTGCGGGAGACGGTGCACGGGCATCCTTACGACACCCGGCTCATCCCCGTGGTGCTGCGCGGCGACGGTGCCGCGCCGGTGCACTACAACGGCCCGGCGATGCTGCGCGGCATCGCCGCCGCCGACGCGCTCGCGGTCGTACCACCCGGTGGCGCCGGGCAGGGGCAGGAGACGGAACTCCTCGACCTGCCCTGGGCCAGCGCCGGAATCGGGGTGTGTTTCACGTGAAACTTCCGGGTCATGACGCCATAGCCCGCCAGGCGGGTGAGCAACTGGTGACCCATCAGGTGAAACTCCCGAAGAAAGTGGTGGAGCGCCCGATCCGCCAGGTCGCCGAACGACTGGTGATGGCCCTGCTGGTGCTGGTCGCGACCGCGTTGATCGTCTATGCCGACCGCGACGGCTACAGCGACAACTCCGACGGGTCCGTCGATCTGCTCGACGCGTTCTACTACGCGACGGTCACCCTCTCCACCACCGGATACGGCGACATCACACCGGTCGGCGACGGTGCCCGGCTCACCAACATCTTCGTCATCACACCCCTGCGGGTGCTGTTCCTGATCATTCTGGTCGGCACCACACTGGAGGTGCTCACCGAGCGCACCCGTGAGGAATGGCGCCTGAATCGCTGGAGTCAACGTTTTGCTGGATGTGCCACTGAGTCACGACACGGAGAACGGCTGCTGACGGGGCTGTGATCGAGCTAGAGGCCTGTTGCACGCCCGGAATGTGAAACGCAGAAAATGCCGTCCCCCTGAGATGACAGAGACTCGGTGCCAGGTCTCGTTGTCTCAGCGGGGACGGCACTGCCGGGTTTCCCTCAAGTTACGAACGCTGCGGCAAATGCGTTGCCAGCGTCAGGAAGATTCGGTGTCTTTACTTATGCGATGCGAACCTCCCCCAGCGGCTTGAAGTCGGCCCAGCAGTCCGTCGGTGCCGTGTCCAGGCGGAGGGTGCCGGTACCGCCGGCTCCGCCGTCGCAGTAGGTGCTGGGGATGACGGAATTGAGGAAGGCGCCGTTCGGGTCGACGTCCGTGCCGACGTAGGGCGAGCCGGGGTAGGTCTCCGCTCCGACGTTGAGTGAGTCGTACGGGCAACCCTGTGAGGTCGAGAAGCAGGGCGCGCCCTCACCGATCGGGTTGGCGCCGTAGTGCGTCGTGTTGAACGCGACTGTCCAGATGACCTGACTGGGCAGTGCCGTCCCGGCGGGGAAGCTGAACGTCAGCGGGGCCGAGATGGAGTTGACGCACTGGTTGGTGGAGGGGTTCAACCACTTGCCCGCGTCTGTGCCCGTACACGCTGGGTCAGCCGAAGGCCGGTAGGGAATCGTCTGGGTCTGGGTCACCGTGGCGAGGAGTGCACCCGGTGCAGGAACGGGGCCGGAGTTGTCCACGGCGTAGATGTTCGCCGTGATCGGGTGGGTGAAGGTCGCTCCCGGTGTTGTCACGCAGTCGCCTGAGAACCAGTGCCCGCTGACACTGCACGCGAAGCTCTGGAAGTCCACTCTCAGCGAGCTGAGATTGCCCGTCTGGCTGAGTCCTACTTCATCGCCAAACTCGCTGGTTCCGGTCGCTTCGTAGCCGAGGCTGGGCGGCCCCTCGCAGGCGGGGAAGTTCGTGGGGATGGCGGAGTACACCGTGCCGGGGGCTCGGCCGCCGAAGTCACAGGCGGTTGAGGGAGGCGTGGGCTTGACGTAGCACGTCTTCTTCTTCTCTGGTTTGCCGGGCTTTTCCGGGTACTTGTGCGTCCCCGGCTTCAGCGGCCAGTCGCCGCCGTGGTGACCGGGCTTGTTGCTGCCGCCGCCGTAGAGGGCCTCGCACACTGCGGGGTCGTTGATGTGGAGCAGGATGGTCTGACTGGTCGGAGCCGCTCCGGGGAAGGTCGCGGTGCCCACCGTGGTGGCCGTCCCGTCGAGCGGGATGTTGCTCGGGTTGCCGTCCGGGCGCGAGAACGCGAAACGGTTGGCGTTCGTGGTTGCGGACCATGCCGCGCCGTTGGCTCCCACCGCTTGTGCCGTGACGTTGGTGGGCTGGGAGCTTCCTGGATAGACGCAGTAGCCGATCAGCCCCGGAACACCGCCGACGGGGTTTTCGTCCGTGAGTGAGTCGAAACTGTAGGTGCTGGTGTTTCCGCTGTTCGCGAATGCGGCCGAGACATTGTCGGCAGTGGCGTACTGGTTCACGAACTGACTCGCCGGGCAGTTGACCGGCTGACGGGATGCCGACGCGGCCGACGCGGACTCGGCGCTTCCCAGCCCCAGCGCGGCCGCTGTCACGATCGACAGTCCCACCGTCAAAGCAGTCCGTGACATCGGGGAATTCCCCGGTTTTCTCCGCCACCGGCTCATCCCGAAAAACGTCCTCATGCGTCGACCTTCTTTCGCGCTTCGGCAGCGCTGTCACGCGTGAATCCCATTAATGGTTCTCGCGCTGAATCCAGTGGGGCTGACAAGCTCGCCCCGCATAATGACGTGCCCACGCTACGTACCGCTGTTGTTGCGGCTGCGCTCATTTCTCTATGCATCACCCGATCGGACATGAGCCTTCACTGAACCGGAGTCTGAGAAGTCCCCTGCGGAAGTGATCCCTGTATGTGCCGGTCGTGGGGCAGCGCTGGGTGGGGCGATGCACTGCAATGCTCGCCAGCGTCTGCCCCGAACCCTCACCTTGAGTCCGCGCCTCGCCTCGATCGTGTGGGGATGGGTACGGTCAAGGGCGTGTCTGGCGCGCGTCGGGTTGGTCAGCCTTGGGCGTGCGCTGGTTGATCGCGCGCGACTAGGGAGCTGGTACGGGCATGCTCAAGCAGTCGGGCGCCGACGCCGTCATCACCAGCGCCAGCGCGGCCGGCCGGCTGCTCGGCCTGTCCGTGCTCAGCCCCGCCGCCGGCATGGTCATGGAGGATCTGATCCAGCAGGGCAGCGGCCTCGACCTCGTCGAACGCCCGGTGGTCAAGGCCGAGGCGGGCCGGGGCCCCCGGGACACGGACGACCTGGTGGTGAGCGTCGTACGCGGCCACCGCGTGCTCGGCTACGACGATCCGTCCATCGGCACCCTCCAGTTGACGGACCGTCTGATCACGATCGTCCGGGCGACACCGGGTGCGCAGGTCACCCCGGACCTGCGGCCGTTGCCACGGGACTGAGCGGGCCTCACCCGAGGGTCGCCGCGGTGCGGGGTAGCGTCGCCGTCATGCATGCGATCACGATTCCCGAACCTGGTGGGCCCGAGGCGCTGGTGTGGGACGAGGTCCCCGATCCGGTGCCCGGCGAGGGCGAGGTGCTGGTCGAGGTGGCGGCCGGCGCCGTCAACCGGGCCGACATCCTGCAGCGGCAGGGCTTCTACAACCCGCCTGCCGGCGCGTCCCCCTACCCCGGCCTCGAGTGCTCCGGCAGGATCGCCGCGCTCGGTCCCGGGGCCTCCGGCTGGGCCGTCGGCGACGAGGTGTGCGCGCTGCTCTCGGGCGGCGGCTATGCCGAGAAGGTCGTCGTCCCGGTCGGGCAGCTGCTGCCGGTCCCCAAGGGCCTCGACCTCACGCAGGCCGCCGCGCTGCCCGAGGTGGTCTGCACGGTCTGGTCGAACGTCTTCATGGTCGCCCATCTGCGCCCCGGTGAGACGCTGCTCGTGCACGGCGGCTCCAGCGGCATCGGCACGATGGCCATCCAGCTCGCCAAGGCGGTCGGGGCGAGGGTCGCGGTCACGGCCGGTACCAAGGAGAAGCTCGAGCGCTGCGCCGAGCTGGGTGCCGACATCCTGATCAACTACCG
Encoded proteins:
- a CDS encoding molybdopterin molybdotransferase MoeA — encoded protein: MTAHGSRAGAHTEDTDDLDVEEALALVREPKEDRGPAPGGHVPAPASDAGRASDDAHHRATPWPKARETAARAARSGVRRAPVSVPLGDALGLVLAAPLDALTDLPSFDTSAMDGWAVAGPGPWAVREKDVLAGHAQPEPLTDGEAVGIATGARVPPDTTAVLRSEHGRIDAKGRLHPTREVGHGQDIRPRGQECRSGDQLLPVGTLVTPAVLGLAAAAGYDIVTVIPRPRAEVLVLGDELLTEGLPREGLIRDALGPMLPSWLRALGADVTSVRRIGDDAEALHKAIASSDADLILTTGGTASGPVDHVHPTLRRIGAELLVDGVKVRPGHPMLLARTKENQHLVGLPGNPLAAISGLLTLAEPLLRTLAAHPAPEPYTLPLRETVHGHPYDTRLIPVVLRGDGAAPVHYNGPAMLRGIAAADALAVVPPGGAGQGQETELLDLPWASAGIGVCFT
- a CDS encoding NAD(P)H-quinone oxidoreductase; translated protein: MHAITIPEPGGPEALVWDEVPDPVPGEGEVLVEVAAGAVNRADILQRQGFYNPPAGASPYPGLECSGRIAALGPGASGWAVGDEVCALLSGGGYAEKVVVPVGQLLPVPKGLDLTQAAALPEVVCTVWSNVFMVAHLRPGETLLVHGGSSGIGTMAIQLAKAVGARVAVTAGTKEKLERCAELGADILINYREQDFVAEMERATDGAGADVILDNMGAKYLDRNVRALAVNGRLAIIGLQGGAKGELNIGALLNKRAAVSATSLRARPLAEKAAIVAAVREHVWPLIDAGHIRPVVDRELPMSEAAEAHRVVEASGHVGKVLLVAP